In the genome of Pusillimonas sp. T7-7, the window AGCAGGCTGACTATCTGCTTGATATTCACTCTATGCATGAACCGGCGCCGCCGGTGGTGGTAGCCGGAACCCTGCCCAGGAATATCGAGCTGGGCGTTCAGGCCGGCATGTCGGAATACCTTATTGTTGATCCTGGGCATCCCGACGGGGTGCGGATGCGGGATTTCGGCCGCTTCGGCCAGCCTTCGGACGATGCGTGCGCCTTATTGATCGAGTGCGGCTATCACGGCGATCTTGCCTCCATAGCCATGGCGCGTTTTGCGGTACAGCGCATACTTGCCCTAAGCGGCATCATGGCCCCTGACCGCCTTCCCCCCAAGTGGCTGGAACAGCATCAAAAGCCTGTATTGCAACCCACCGTGCTGACCGTTACCGAGCCTGTCGTGGCAAAGACCATGGACTTTACATTCACCGAGCCATGGCAAGGGATGGAAATGATCAAGAAGCAAGGGACGATCATTGGCTACAACAATGGGGAACCCGTCAAAACGCCTTATGATAATTGCACCCTGATCATGCCTTCACTCAGGCAGTTGATTCCCGGCGTCACCGTCGTGCGATTGGCGCGTACCGAGCCTACACGTAACGACTAAACCAGCATCGCCGGACATTGCCAACATGAAAGAGCCCACCGCCAGCCCAGTCAAGGTCGCCATCAATGCCGACAGACTGTGGCGCAACATTGAATCCCTGTCGTCGTACACCGATCCCGCGCTGCCCTGGACGCGCCGGGCCTTCACGCCATTGCATCAGCAAGGGCGGGAATGGCTTAAAGAACAGATGGAGCTGGCTGGGCTTGCGGTACAGGTGGATGCCGCGGGTAACTTGATCGGGCGCCGCAAGGGGCGGAACCCCGATGCGCTTCCCTTGGTGACCGGGTCGCATACCGATACCGTGATGGCGGGCGGCCGCTTCGACGGGATTCTTGGCGTACTGGCAGGCATCGAGGTGGCGCATTCCCTTCAAGAACATGCGCTTGAATTGGACCACCCGTTGGAAGTCATCGACTTCATGTCGGAAGAGCCCAGCGACTACGGCATATCTTGCGTAGGCAGCCGCGCCATGGCCGGATTGCTGGATGCAAGCATGCTGGCAGCGCGCGACCACACCGGCGAAACCCTGGCCGAAGGCCTGGCCCGCATCGGCGCGCAAGCGTCGGCCATACCCGGCGTTCAGCGTGACAGGAATTCCACGGCGGCGTACCTTGAGCTTCATATTGAACAAGGGCCGGTGCTCGAGCAAAAAGGCCTGCCCATAGGCGTGGTGACGCACATCGTAGGCGGGCGCCGAATGGCGCTGACGATTCTGGGCGCCGCCGGGCACTCCGGCACCACACCCATGGCGCTTCGGTCCGATGCGCTGGTCGCGGCGAGCCTGGTTGTTGCCGAAGCTCATCGCCAGGCCACCCGCTTGAATGGCCCTGACCGCTACGTGGTGGCAACGGTTGGCCGCCTTTTGGTGGAGCCCAATATGGCCAACGCCATACCGGGCAAGGTGGACTTGGTGCTGGAAGTGCGCAGCGACAGCGAGGCCGTGCTGGATAGCTTCCCCGAAGATCTTCTATCTATGCTCGACGCCGACATTGCCGCTTTGAAGGTGCAGGTCTCCATGAAGGAACTGACCCGCTCCCATGTTACGCATTGCGATCCGGCATTGATGGGCGCCATCGAGTCGGCCGCATCGGAGCTAGGCTATTCCACCATGCAGTTACCCAGCGGTGCCGGTCACGACGGGGTGTATTGCAGCGCAACCGGCCCCATAGGCATGATCTTTGTGCCTTGCCTGGGCGGCAGAAGCCACTGCCCGGAAGAGTGGGCCAGCCCGGAAGCAGTCGGGGCGGGGGCTCAGGTGCTGCTGCATGCGCTGCTGGAGCTCGATACATCCGGCTAGTTGTAAAGACGCATGGTACTTTTGCCCGGTGACAAGGCTGGCGATCACGCATTAACGAGCTACTACGCCTGGCCCCGCATAACCCCTTTGCGGTTGTTGTGCTGGCACAGCTGGAAGCCAACGCCCATTTCAATATCATTACGGTTTGAAGCTTAGGGCGCCAGTATCCGCGACATGAGCAGGGTTTGCAGATCTTTGCGTGTGTCGCAAACAATGTGCACAAAAGCAGTGTCGCCCCTTAGTTCATAAATAATACGGTTCATTCCCATCACGACTTGGCGATACTGCACAAGGTGAAGATTGACCAATTCGTCTGGAGTGACGCCCAGTTTGGGGTACATGGCAATACGGGCGATGGCCTCTTTAATCAAGGCATAACTTTGATGCCATACGGCTGGCCCAAAGTTTTGAGTCAGATAGCGTTTAAGGGCTTGCAGATCCATTTCCGCCGAGTGAAGAATCACAACCTTGACGGTCATTCTTTATCCAGGTCGTCGAATACCTGGTCAGCGCTACGATACCGTCCTTGCTCGATCTCGTGGTTGCCCAGTGCCAAGATCTTTAAAAGGGCAAGTGTCTGGGCCTGTTGTTCGTATGATTTCACGTCTTGGACGACCAGCTTGGCCTCGCCGTTCTGTGTAATTAACATCGGTTCACGTGTTTCCGTCAGGGTGGTGACGATTTCTGCAGCGTGACTTTTAAGATAGCTGATTGGCTTGACTTGAGTGGAATATTTCACCTTGGGCCTCAGAACGGTTTAGTACTTAAGACTGATTTTAGTCTTAATATGGTCTTTCTGCCACAGCACGACGAAGGCGGATAACCCACATTAAACACATCGTGGCCCTGGACAAGGACAAGGCCAAGGCCGAGCGCGAGAACCGCAGCTACGACAGCGTCGTGCAGGAAAGCGTGGGCAGCATTCCGGTCAAGCGCTACGGCGAGACCCGGCCGAATATGGCGCCGCAGCCACCTTCCTGGCCAGCGCTCAGGCGTCATACATTACCGGCTCTATTATCCGGGTGGATGGCGGGTTGATTGCTAGTGTTTGAAACACAACCGGTGGGTGGACTTGGTGCTGGAAGTGCGCAGCGACAGCGAGGCTGTGCTGGATAGTTGCAAAGACGCATAGTACTTTTGCCCGGTGACCTTTACAGTCACTCG includes:
- a CDS encoding succinylglutamate desuccinylase/aspartoacylase family protein, giving the protein MAFNIEAPDLTQERVGNVGVPGVWHFDSGKQGPSVLITALVHGNELCGAWALKELLAHGVDLQNGKLTLMFCNLEAFDTFDINKHDASRYVDIDFNRVWTEERLSNTSLVETRRAAALRPWVEQADYLLDIHSMHEPAPPVVVAGTLPRNIELGVQAGMSEYLIVDPGHPDGVRMRDFGRFGQPSDDACALLIECGYHGDLASIAMARFAVQRILALSGIMAPDRLPPKWLEQHQKPVLQPTVLTVTEPVVAKTMDFTFTEPWQGMEMIKKQGTIIGYNNGEPVKTPYDNCTLIMPSLRQLIPGVTVVRLARTEPTRND
- a CDS encoding Zn-dependent hydrolase, giving the protein MKEPTASPVKVAINADRLWRNIESLSSYTDPALPWTRRAFTPLHQQGREWLKEQMELAGLAVQVDAAGNLIGRRKGRNPDALPLVTGSHTDTVMAGGRFDGILGVLAGIEVAHSLQEHALELDHPLEVIDFMSEEPSDYGISCVGSRAMAGLLDASMLAARDHTGETLAEGLARIGAQASAIPGVQRDRNSTAAYLELHIEQGPVLEQKGLPIGVVTHIVGGRRMALTILGAAGHSGTTPMALRSDALVAASLVVAEAHRQATRLNGPDRYVVATVGRLLVEPNMANAIPGKVDLVLEVRSDSEAVLDSFPEDLLSMLDADIAALKVQVSMKELTRSHVTHCDPALMGAIESAASELGYSTMQLPSGAGHDGVYCSATGPIGMIFVPCLGGRSHCPEEWASPEAVGAGAQVLLHALLELDTSG
- a CDS encoding type II toxin-antitoxin system RelE/ParE family toxin translates to MTVKVVILHSAEMDLQALKRYLTQNFGPAVWHQSYALIKEAIARIAMYPKLGVTPDELVNLHLVQYRQVVMGMNRIIYELRGDTAFVHIVCDTRKDLQTLLMSRILAP
- a CDS encoding type II toxin-antitoxin system Phd/YefM family antitoxin, with product MKYSTQVKPISYLKSHAAEIVTTLTETREPMLITQNGEAKLVVQDVKSYEQQAQTLALLKILALGNHEIEQGRYRSADQVFDDLDKE